The Bos mutus isolate GX-2022 chromosome 12, NWIPB_WYAK_1.1, whole genome shotgun sequence genomic interval GCGGGGCCGGTGGACATCCTGACCTCAGGCAGCGCGAGGGGTGAGCCCTGGTCAGACCCCAGCGGAGGCCCACGCTGAGCTCTGCCGTTACCTGCTGAGGAAGCCAGAGGCTTGGGAGTCAGTCGTGGGATTTCTGGCTCCAGGATGCCCCCGGCTCGGGGCTCATATCCGAGTGCAGAAACTGAGGGGGCGGGACAGGGCaccaaaggagaggaaagagaactcCTTCCTGGTCTCAAGCACCACCCAGCCTGTGGACACGGAGTTTCTGCTCAGGTGTGGTGCCCCGCCCTCTGGAAACGCTGAGCCGACCCCCAACGAGAGCAGCTCTGGGGCTCGGCCCCGATGtcctgtctcctctcctctcctctcctgctctTGCCTGGCAGGGTGGGCACCAGGTCAGATGCTCCCAAAGGGCAGGATGCCAGCGCCCCACAGGGCAGCAGCTGAGCTGGCGCCAACACCagggcaccagggaagccaggcccTCCCCCCAGAGGCTCTAGCCTCGGGGCCACAGAGGGTCCTGGGATCAGGCAGTATCCCCGCCTTGACCGACACTTCCAGGAGTGACGACAGTGGACACGTGAAGGTGTGTTCACACCACAGCATGGAGCCCAGGATGGGCTGTAGGCAGAGCAGGAAGCCCTCATGCTGACCCACAGCCCTGTGCCCAGAATTCACTTTCAAGCAACACAGTTGAAGGCGTTTAAACATCACGTGTTTCTGTACTTTGAACCCAAAACACTGAGTAGGTGAAATTAAGGATCCCCTGGACAGGAAGGACTCCTCCTGCAGCCCACCCGACCCAGACAGACACAGTCTCTCTGGCTCCAAGGAGCGCTTGTCCACCCAGGACTGTGAGGTGTGGTTTGTGTCCTTTGATGCGTTCAGGGCGGCGATCGGGGAGGGCAACTGGATGGGCACGCCCCGACCCTGAGCAGGCCACTGGGTGCCACACACGCAGAGCCCTAAGTGCCTGCAAGGTCCACCAGGTGTCCCCGGGAAGCGGGGACAGACTGTGCATCTGCAAACAGACGCCACGAAGGGAAGGAGGGATGACAGGACCTCACCTGATATGAAGCAAAGTGAGCAGACACGTGTgacggggctggggagggggctcctgGCCACTTCCCCTAATGGCGGGAAGCCAGGCGTGCCtgcagtggggagggaggagctgggccCTGGTCCTCAGCCTGCTGGGGTCACTCGATGGCTCCTGACTTGTGACCAACACCCTGACATACTCCTCAACATAAAGAAATGTCTCAGTGACTATGAAACTCTTTATGAAAAGCCTCTAAATTTGTATGTGTAACTTTTGCAAAGTCAGGAGTTTGCCTCCTTGCCTTTGTGATGAGGACGGCTCACATTAGGGAGAGGACAGCAGTTCGTCCCCAGCTGCGGTCCGGACGCCCCCTTCCTTCCCTGCACAGGGGCACCCGCCCTGGGGCTTGGGGCGCACACTCAGCCTCTCCAGGCCCCAAACACCTGCCATCGTGACGTGACGCCCCCAGAAGGGAGAGCTTTGCAGAGAGGCTAAGTcctcagccagccagccagccaagtGAAGGACGTTTCAAAGCCTCCACACTGTTTCTCAGTGGCCACAGGGTCCCTCTCAGCCGATGGAATTACTCCGCCTAAATTTTGCTGGGTTTGTTTTTAACAATATGCCCAAAGCGAATCAAAGAATTCAGCAGGATTGGTCACGATGACTGACCTAAAATTCCAAATTGATGAGGAGTGGCCTTGCTGGGTTTGTAACCTTTGGAGCTAAGATTCCAGGACAGCAGGGGGTGGGGCCGTGTCCTGCCCACAGAGGCCGCAAGGCCAGTGCCGGGCTGGGCCCACCCGCAACACGGGGCTCGTGAGCCCACATCTGACAAAACACAGGCGTGTTCGCTTTACCGCACTTTGCACACACtgccctttttgttgttgttacagacTGAAGGTTTGCGCCACCCTGAGCGGAGTGAGCCTGCTGGCACATTTTTCCAGCAGCGTTTGCTCACTTCGTGTCTGTGTGTCCCATTTCAGTAATTCCTGTGATATCTCCTGTGTCTGTGGCCTCTTGTCCCGGAGCTCAGCATGTGTCCTGTGATACCTCAAACTCTTTATTATCATAGTTGTATAGTGACTCCTGATCAGTGggctttgatgttactattgtggttgtttagttattttttagcaagaaaatgttttcaatgaaGCCATGTACCTCCTTCCGGCAGACACAACACTGCTGAAggcaggcgggggcgggggtggggggacgggCCGACACCACCTGCCGCTGCTGGGGCCAGGGAGTCCGTGCCCACCCGCCCTGCTTGCTCACCCCGGGGCCAGACACTGCACAGATCCCTCCCTGCTGTGGAGACGCATCCACTCGAAGAGGGAGACGCGTATGAACCTAAGGACCGTCCTGAACGTGGGGGCTGGAACGGGTCAGTTGGACGGAATTGCGTCCCGGCCGGCAGGGGGCGCCGGAGACCGCGTCTTGTTGAGACTCGGCCgcctctcccctcttcccccgctcccctcccctcccccactgctcctcccctcccccccacaccGCTCCTCCCCGCCCACTTCCCTCGGGCTGTAAGTGGGGACTCAGGTCTATGAGCAGCTCCAGGCCTGCGCTCACCTGCTTCCTCAGGCGTGTCTGGGTCTTTACTGGGCACAGCTGCTCCCAGGTGGCCCCTGCAGGGGTTTCTCAGCAGAGAGCCGGCATCTTAGGGGTGCCTGCTCTGCAGGCTGGGGGCCCATGTGGGGTACCCCCGCTAAGGACCAGACCCGGCTCTGCTGGACACCCCGGGGGCTGACAGTCGGACAGACGCAGCCCCAGGAGCTCGCCGCCCCCCAACCCCCGGACACCACTGGAGCAGAGCCCACGCGGACCCCCGGCCTGCACAGGCCGTGGACGCAGAGCTTGTACTCGAGCCGGGAGGACTTCCCTTGGGCAGACGCGCACCAGGAGGGCCGCGCTGAGGGTGGCCACCCTGCCCTCCCGGGAACGCACACACGTGAACAGCACGTCTCCTGGGAAGCGGCCCTCACCGCGCACAGCCACACTTCCTTCAGTAACGTGCATGATGACAGATGAGGAGGACAGAAGAGAAACGAAACTGCTCTGTAAGCCGTGAGGCCAGAGCCCGGCCGCTTCAGCGGGAATTATAGCTCAGCTGGGGGTGTGGTCTcacggggcggggggcggcgggaAGGGGCGGAGCGGCCTCACCACTGGGGTCCCCCGCATGATCCTGGCCTCTCCTGCACTGATGAGCCAAGGAGGATCTGCAGGAGGGTCTGTAGAGGGGGTCTGCAGGAGGGTCTCCAGGAGGCAGCcacagtggggagggggctgctttGAACAGACCAAACTACTGCTTTCCATCTCCACCCTCTGCATCACGGTGTGTAGGGAGGGGGCTTCTCCCCGgggaggaggtgggtgggggcgCTGAGGGGGTGCCGGCAGCTGGAGCTCGGCTGAGGCTGTGAGTCCTCGGGCAGAGGGAGGTCGGAGCCACGTGAGGCCGCGAAGCCACCGGGCAGCTGCAATCAAACAGAAAAgcctcctcagcccatgggagcCCCTCAGAGCCCACTTGGGCTCagcccccaggcccaggcccgCAGGCGGTGACTGCTCCTGATGAGGCTGAGTTCCCAGGGGCCACAGGAGGCCCTGATTCAGCCCCACGGGGCCCCCACCTCGCCTGCGGGACACTGGTCTCGACACTCAGAGGGTGGCCGTCGACCACCTGACACTGGACACATGGACACGTGAACCCTGTCCCAGGAAAAGGCTGCCCAGCTCGTGTGGGGCCTTGGGCTTACTCAATGCTTCATATTTTAAGGGGAAAACCAACAtcaatgttttccatagtgcgtgatggttaattttatgcatCAACTTGGCTAGACTACGGTCAGTGCCCAGGTGCCAGACTGCCGTCTCGATGTCATCTTGAGGGTGTTCTGTAGCTGTGATGAGCATGTAAACCAGCAGCTCACACTATCTGTTACAGCTGGGCCTCATCCGATCAGTTGAAGAGGAATGCCTGAGGTGCCCGAGCAGAGGGAATTCCACCTCCAGATACCTTCAGATGCAAACTGCAAAACCCATTCTTCCCGGGGCCTCCAGCCTGTGGCCTGCCCTACAGATTTTGGACTCTCTTCCTCTAGCTCTCCATTTCTCTACCTGTAAGTCTATACACGTACCACCTCCATCTATAAATACATCTTTCTGTGTGTCTACTCTGTGCAGACACGCTACTAGCTCTGTATCTCAGGAGAACCCGCACTAACACACCTAGAGGCAAGTGATCCTGCAAAGCAAACGCTGGGGCCTGGCACagcttttaaacaaacaaaactcccaGTTTTTTTCCACCAGCCAACAAACctcttaaatttctcttttgttcttaaCTTCTAAGGGTTAGAAATGCCTGCTTAAAACCAACATTAAGTAAGTAAAGCAAGCAACCCCTTCTGCAATGGGACAAGGTGAGTGCATGCAGGCTCTGGTCTGCAGTGGGGCCGAGTGGGTCCTTGAACTCCACCCATCAGGAGCCCAGGGCCAGGgggcacctgcctgcctgcccctcctcctggaGACCCTCTAAGGGGGCTCTGGGATCCAAGGGCCCTGggcccctgcccacctctgtTGCTTTCTCTCAAATTCACACTTCTTTCTGACCTCAGATGACAGAGGAAGTCTCTAGAGAACATCCTCTCAGGTCAGTGGGGACCGCAGCTCCCACTGTGCACGTGCGTGCTCTGTTCTTCATTGGAAATGAGCCGCTGAGAGAACCAGGGAGTAAACCACACCAACCACAGAATCAACCAGTGGGAaccacagaggagctggcaggaacCAATGATAAATCAATAAGGATCACAGAGCAAATGACCAGGAACCATGAACCGAACAGATCACCATGGACCACAGAGAAAACCACCAGGAACCACAGACAAAACCACCAGGAACCACAGACAAAACCACTAGGAAACAAGGAACAAACCGCCAGGAACCAGGGAGGAAGCCACCACAGAGCAGAGTTAAACCAGGCTCTGCTCACACAGGTGATACCATCAGGAGGGCAGACAAAAGTCCTTAGTAAAGGGGGCGAGGCCCTTATTTACCAGATGCGAGGCCCTTAGTGACAGTGTACAAGGGCCTTCGTTACAGGATGTGAGTTGATTATCGGTGGGTCCTTATTCCTGCATTTCCTGACCAGGCAGCCCAGGGAGTAAGGAAGGTGAGTTCCCTTCCGTGATTTCTCTTTTGACTAACTGCTCAAAACAGCCCCCGACAGCAGCTCACTCCCCCTGTCGTGTAGGAGTGTTTTCCACTgccagtgactgaacagaacACTTGGAGAGTCCCTTTCCTCCTCCGCTGGGAGCCATCTGTCCTTTTCCTCCTGACGAGACACACACGGCATCTCCTTGGAGTCTGATTGCTGCTGTGCGTGGAATTGTGCTCCTACACGTGCTGCTGGTAAAAGCTGATCAGGCCCTCGTTGTCATCGATACAGACCAGAGGATGTGCCAAGACCACCCCCCAAAACAGAGGCCCTCTGCCCCCGAGGCCACAGGACAACAGTCGAGGGCACTCTGGCCATCACGCTGGGGCTGCACCGGTGGCTGGTGGCAGGCCCAGTGATGCTGCTCTATGAACAAGGCTTCGCCCCACACGCCTCCTCCCACAGCACCCCGAGGCCTCCAGAGCTGTGTGAGAGTGAAGCCTGCATGGTAGCCGCTGTCGAGGTGGGGAATGGCTGGAGGTTGGAAACCCGCAGGCACCACTCGGGGACTCTGGCACGTCCTGGGGGCCAGGCAGCTGGCCCGCCCAGTCGCTCTGGCCAGGAAACTGCAGCCAACTTCCGGGGGACCCGGATCGGGGTTAGGAAAGCTGAGGCCCCGCAGGGTCAGCTGGCTGGGTCTCCAGGGCCACAAGGAGCAGAGGACACCCAAAACGCACCCCTGGGGCCGTCGAACGTCCTGAGAGGGGCCTCGGAACGCCCTCCGTGTCATCCCGCCCCTTGCTGGTCCACGCCAGCTTCACCGCCCCCACCTAGTCAGGAGGGGGAGCCACAGACCCCACACTCCTTCAGCCCAAGCCCCCGGCCCCCGGGTCCCACCTGGGCAGCACGTCCCGGGTGAGGGCTGCCTGTGACGTGAGCCCCGCCCCGGCCAGGGCACTCGGCCTACCTGGAGGGGCAGCGGGTAGGATGAGCAGGTCGGGatggctgggggcctggggcgAAAGCCCGAGCAGGCCAGGATCTGCTGGGCGGGGTCGTAGAGGACCCGAGGTGCCATGGACGGGCCGTAGGCCAGCTGGGCCAGCGGGACCTGCCACAGAGGATGGAGATGCATCAGCCGAGCCTGGCTCTGGAGAGCTCCGTCCGGCGGTCATACAGGAGACAGCCGTCATCCTGTAGAGTCCCCAGGTGACAGCGTCCACGTTCTCCCGCGGGTCTCCCTCTGACCAGAAGTAAAGCTCACCTGGGACCTGCCTCCAGAGCCCTGACAGCAGAGACCTTCGGGTGGCGAGTTAAGTGTCTCCGTTTAAGATAATTCTTCAATTATAAGACGCACTACACTTACAAGAGCATCTACTCATAGGTGTAAATTCTAAAAAGTCACTTTGCTTGCTTCTCCTAACACCCAGAGCTCTGGGTTTGCGAGAGGAAGCTATCCAGCACATAGCTTACACACAGCTGCGTCCTGTGTAATGAGTGGCCTTTCTGGGAGGTTGCCACATTCCCCAGAGAAGCTTCAGCGGTTCTATCACAAACTCAGTGAGCACAGGACCCattctgggaagcccattgggcTGACCACCATCCCTGGGGACGGACCAGCCACCTCCGCCAGGCTCGCAGGGCCCGGAAGCAGACACTGTGCGCCTATGGAGTCTAACCTCCCTGTCCTCGGAGACTTGCCAGGGGAACACTCTGACCTGCAGGAGAAGCCCCCCGGAGACTTGCCAGGGGAACACTCTGACCTGCAGGAGAAGCCCCCCGGAGATTTGCCAGGGGAACACTCTGACCTGCAGGAGAAGCCCCCAAGAAGGCCCCACAGACCCTGGCCGTCCCAGGGGCAAGAGGACCAGCTGGTTGCCGAGGTTTGTGACCAAGCAGAAAGCGGGCCTGGGGTCTGCAGGGCAAAGTGGGAGCCAGGGAGAAGGGTGGTTACGGGGGCACCGGGGACTCTCGTGGTCTCCCAGGACTCATCTGGGGTCAGGAAACCTTCCAGAAACACATCACAGCTCTTGAGAGGCTCCAGGCTAAGCTGAGAGATGCGGGCGATAGCCAGTCTCCGGGGCAGCGGTAACAAGCCCCCCGTCGGCTGTTTGAGCGGGGGAGGCGCTGGGGTCTGGGCCGCGGGGGGCCATTTGGAGGTGCATTCACACTGCCTTTTCTCTAAAGCTGGGTGACGGGAGCATGGCTGCTGGTGCGGGCGGTTGTGGGCACGCCCAGGTGTCGGGGGCCTCACGTGCGGCACCTCCGGGGATGGGGGCAGTTGTGGGAGGTGCCCCACAGGATCCACTTGAGAACACAGCCTGGAGAAGCCAGTCCCCTGGGGAGGATGCCAGCCGTGGGGAGAGCCACCCAGACACTCAGGCAGGCTCTCGGGAATGCACACGGAGTCACCTGTGCCTGGGGAAGTGTAGGCCCGAGCCCCGGACCCACAGGGAGGAGGCGCTGGAATTCCGCAGGCCTCGGGCCAGGGAGGTGTGGCAAGGCCTTTGGGGATCAGGCTCCACGTCCTGCTCTGTCCCTGAGTGGGCTCAGGCCGCTCACACCTCAGGGAGGACACTCACACCTCAGGGAGGATGGGCTGAAGGGCCGAGGCTGCGGTTAGCCTGGCAGGGGCGAGAGTACTCACCGCGTCCTTGAAGGCCCCCAGGACGGCAGCAGTGATGAcccccagcagcagccccaggacgTTGAGCACGGCCGAGGCCCAGAGCAGCCAGTAGAGCTGGAGCGCGTCCCGGCAGGCGCCGACGCCCACAAACTCGTGATAAACAGGGGGGCTCCGGGTGCTGCATGGCAAGGGGCACGCGTCACCTGCAGCCGTGGAGGCGCTGCCTGGGTGGGCAGGGGGGGCCCAGGGCCCTCGGCAGGGAGACGCAGCAGGCAGCGGGCCCCGAGGCCGTTTTCACCCGGGAATGCCCCAGGCCTCTGAGCAGAGCAGGACACACTGCCCCGCTGGCCCCACATGGGCCCAAAACTCCAGGGGTCCTAGGCTTCGGGGGGCAGTCCCCACAGAGTGGAGATTTACCTCCAGGAACTGGACCAAACCCTGGAACAATCCCTCCAGCCTCGGGTGGGGGGCAGGGCATGAGGCTCTGAAACACCCCAGGGCTCCGCTCCTGCGTCCAGCCACTTCCCAGGGAACCGCACTGACACGcctgcccaggccccaggcccgcgccccctgccctgccctgcggCCTCTCACCCCTGGCAGTCGTAGAGGTCACAGCAGTAGCAAGTGTTGCTCTTCACCTTCAGCGGACACCCACCGTTCGGGGAGTGACAGGTGACCTGCAAGCAGAGAGGCAGCCAGGCGCCCacacctgccctgccctgccctcacccTCACCCAGCTCTCTGCCCCCAAGCCGGGCAGCCGCCCCTCCCGAGTGCATGCTTCCTGACCCGCCTGGTCTTCTACCCGCTCAGGTGCAGAGGCTGGTAGGCGACACAGCCTCCCTGCTGGGGGAGGTAGGGGACCAGGTGACCAGCGCCTGCTGCTGGACGAGGTGGGGGAGAGGGCCTAGGCTCCGTGCCTCCAGGGAGGGACCTCTCCAGGTGGGAGACCCTCCAGGGAGGGACCTCTCCAGGTGGGAGACCCTTCCAGACCTCCCAGCAGCTCCATCTGACCAAGCCAGTCCCCACACCATAGAGgcctcccctccttcctcagcGATTTGTGACCAGTGTCACGAGCCAAGCACCCCCATGTGGGCGGTAAGTGGAGCAGAGACCACCCAGCtgcagagggaggctggggacccTAGGGAGGACTTGTGGGGAAGAACGAGCATGAGTGAGGACCGGGACTCGGGCAATGGCCCCCACTGACCAGGACAAGGCCCCAGAGCTCCCTCCAGGAGTGCGGGCCAGGCCCTCAGAGAAGGGGTGTCCCACATGGGCAGGCAGCAGCAGGCGGCGTCCCCAGAAGCCACGAGGCCTCAACCACGCGCCTGCTCCCACCTTCTCCCCACCACCCGCCCCACACCCCTCCTGCCTGACCTCTGCACACAGCGTCAGAGGCTGTGTTTAACCAAACTGACCAATCTTCACAGACAAGACAGTGAGATAAGAGATGGCAGGACAGAGGGGGCCACACAGCCACCACACCCCGTCGCTCCCAGAACAGATGTGAAAGCACGCTGTGTCCTCAGCCCGGGACGGCCAGCAAGCTGGGGCCCACGTAAGCACTAATTAGTCAATAAAAAGCTCATCTCAAAAGCCACACAGACTGGACAAGTGGATGCGGGGCTACTGTGAGTCCAGGGTGAAGGTGACGGCAGATGCCCCGCTCCTCACCAGACACGTGGTAAGACAGGTCACAGACACGCTGGGGCCAGGACAGTCCAACGGGGACAGGGCCATGTCCCCGGAACACAGGCTGCGGGTCAGAGAGAGGACGAGCTCTGGCCCTTACCTCCGTCTGGTGGACGTCATGTAGGTAGCCAGCTCCGCTGGAGTGGAACTGGCACCTGCCCGCCATGAGGGGCCTGGGCTCCTGGAGGGAAGTGGAAAGGGCAGCCTCAGCACAGATCGGCAGCTACCCGCAGTGAGTTCAGACCTGTCACCGCAGGCTCCAAGCCCGAAGGGGCGAGGCCATGGCCAGTGAGAGCCCCCGGGGGATGCGGCAGGAGCACCACGGCTCACCCCAGAGCCACGGAGAAGGTGGGGAATTCGGGTCTAATGGCGACTGGCCACGGTGGGGGcaaggggaaaggggggaggaCAGCCCAGCGACCGGACAACACAAGGGCACGAAGACAGTGAGGGTCACCGAGCTGGGTTCCGCAAGAGGAAACTGAACTTTCAACAATCTCTTAAACGCACACAGCACCTGAGACCTGAACCAGGACAACCCGGGGGAGGACTCACAATGTGCCGAGCGGCGAACACGCCATCCACAACGGCGCAGCAGAAGGCCGCCACCACGCCAAAGCTGACGAACACGATGGCCGCCACCAGCTGGAAGCAGAGACAGGAGCGGCTCGGGCGCGGCGGAACCTTCCAACGCCCCCCTGCTCAGGTCCCAAGTCCCCGCGGAGCCCCGCAGCACCTCCCCGGGGTCCTCGCCTGGAACCCCGCAGCAGCTCTGCAGGGTCCTCACCCGGAACCCCACAGCAACTCTATAGGATCCTTGCGCAGGGTTCTCTCCTGGAACCCTGCGGCAGCTCCGTGGGGTCCTCACCTCCCACCATTGCTGCTGGTGACCCACCACCCTGGCCCGGATGCCCCCTCCAAGCAAGGCCTACCCGGTCACTTGCTTGTTTCATGGGGTACGGGGGGTGCAGGTACACAGGGAGCTGTCATCCCACCACACAGCCTCGTGGACAAGCCAGGGCCTCCCAGAGCCTGGCAGTTCCTTGCTGTATCAAACTCTGCTACCAAGACCCTGACTGCATTCCACAGAAAAGCCTGGGCTCAGACACAAGCGTTTCTGCAGGACGGGCTCTGGGGACCCAGGGGCCACAGGTGCCAAGGCATACAGTGGGCACCTCCGCATGCCAGGACCCAGGGGACGAGTGGGCCCTCCCCCACAGCCTGATGCGCGCCCCTGATGACCCCAAGGACGCTGCCCGCTTCCACCATGTGCCTCCTCCGATCTGACAGCACACAAGCCTCACTCTCACTCCCCGCGTTTCTATTATTCATGAGGCTAAGAACCTGTCCTCTTGTCTCAGATCGGCCATCtctttaacacttttttttatatttcttgtgaAACGATTTCAGGTTTatgaaaacaaagagcaaaagtGGAAATTTCCCACGTGCCCTCCTGTTAGAGTCGCTGGTGTCAGTCCTGCACCAGGACCCCTCCAAGAGCCACGCAATCCACAACGTGAGGGCGTGTTCTCCGTCCTGGGAAGTGTGTAAAGTGACCGGAACTTTCACCCAAACTTCTGTAAAACAAGCTGCCAAGTAGAGTACGACACTCATGCACATGGCAGCTCATCTTCAGCTTCCAGAACGTGGCCAGAGGCGGCCCGCTCAGCCACGGGGCTGTCCCAAGGGGCAGGTGGCCGGGCGCCTTCCTCATGGCCCCTCCTCACTGTGCAGGTACTGGGTCTGCCCAACACCTGGCCGGAAAGCCTGCTCCAGTGGACAGGCACACAGCCTCCTGGAGGGCGCTGCACCCCCGCCGCCTCCCCCCAAGGCCCTGCAGCGTCCCCGAGCAGCAGAGCTGTCCCTAGAGATGGCTCTGCTGGGCCGGCAGGTCTGCGTGCAGCCATCACTGGACCGTCTGGGGAGTGGGTGTCTGCCCAGCCCATGTGCCTAAGCTGAGTGCTGGCCCCGGGCTGAGGACCCTGCCAGTCTCATCACAAATGGGTGTGTGAGCAGAGCTGTCATCAGGCCCGCTGCCCTGGTGAGGCCTTCGGGCACCACCTGACAACCTCACAGACCCGCGCTCCTCGTCCTGGCTGATAGCTAGCTCTGAACTGCAGTCTCCGCCAAAAGACCTTCACACCACACCTCCACCCAACTGCCTCCAGGCTTCACAGAAAGCACACAAGTTCCAAAGTACCCTGCCACGCAGGGCTGCCTGCTGCAGATGTGTAAACATGGTCTGACTCAGTTTGCACAGGTCCCCACGACCTGAACGTCCTCATCAACCTTCAGGAAACGTTAGAAGCCAGTGCTAGCATGATCACAAGTGTGATAAACCCGGCTCAGGGACAACCGCACGTGTGGAATTGCCCGAGAACCCAGGGTCCAGgcaatggtgctgggaaagacatTGGAAGTCCTCTCCTTCAAGCCCTAGGCTAGAAATAGGAAACCTGTCAGGACAAGCGTTAGGAGAGCGTCCTCTTAGCCAAGACCTGCGTGTCCTGGGCTCCGTCACAGCTCCTCATCCTTCCCAGGCCTTGTGGCCCCCTCCAGCTGCTAGTGGTTTAACATTAGCAGAAGGACCACTCACCCCTCAGAAGGTGCCTCTCCTGTGTGAGGGTGGCCAGACCCCGCAGATGTTGCAGAGAGGATGTGTCTGTTGCCCTGGCAACCATAGGAAGCTCTGGGTTATGTTGTGAATGCACCTCCCTGTCCAGTCGGGGTCTCTTCTCCGAGGAGAGGGACAGCTGTTACTCAGTAGCTAGAAGGTCATCTTCGAATCTCTGCTGGGCCCACCGTCTACATTCCAACAAGGGCAGgtgattttaaaatgcaaataccaaGCAGATAAGGTTGTGATATGAAGAGGGCTGCCCAGAGCTGGGTGGAGATGGGGTGCTTCGCCCCAACAACAGGGTCCAGAGAGGACACAGCCCAGCCAGGACCCAGGAAAGCGAGCACTGTGAATCCACACACTGAAAAGGAGAACGACCACAGGCCTCAGGCAAAAGCTGGAATGTGGACCCGTCTCATGCTATATACAAAATCAactctcagtggtaaagaatctctctgcaatgcaggagatataagtgaggcaggtttgatccctggatggggaagatctcctggaggagggcatagcaacccactccagtattcttatctggagaatgccatagacagaggagcctcgtgggctacagtccatggggtcacatagagtcagacacgcctgaagcgactatGCAGACATGCTCAGACCAGACTTAAACGTAAGTGATAAAACTTCTAGACCTTGGgtaatcttcatgaccttggaacTGGCATGAGATTCTTAGAAATGACACCAAAacataagcaacaaaagaaaaagtgagcAAAATGGGCTTCA includes:
- the TMEM255B gene encoding transmembrane protein 255B, with product MQPLPPPVPGPLALLDTTEFVRRKKTALWFVGALLAVSASILTVGLAATTRTENVTVGGYYPGIILGFGSFLGIIGINLMENRKQMLVAAIVFVSFGVVAAFCCAVVDGVFAARHIEPRPLMAGRCQFHSSGAGYLHDVHQTEVTCHSPNGGCPLKVKSNTCYCCDLYDCQGTRSPPVYHEFVGVGACRDALQLYWLLWASAVLNVLGLLLGVITAAVLGAFKDAVPLAQLAYGPSMAPRVLYDPAQQILACSGFRPRPPAIPTCSSYPLPLQLPGGFAASRGSDLPLPEDSQPQPSSSCRHPLSAPTHLLPGEKPPPYTP